The Desulfohalovibrio reitneri genome contains a region encoding:
- a CDS encoding DUF2334 domain-containing protein — protein MALSHTPCALYRDPPADLEARLEHVLDRAMEERGGPVSVFVRADDIGMPGRGFPELLDVFRRRSVPLALAVVPTWLPMRHRDFFRTLDPAEEIFCLHQHGFRHANTQQRGKKSEFGHDVPLEEKGRRIERGRDILTRYLGQYFHPLFTPPWNRTDAETLDMLARAGFRAVSRWCGEGPPLPPGMRGIPVNVDLHTRKEESPEDCLAGLLSQLSRAVSRGECGLMLHHQRMNGAAFSFLERLLDSLAEYDRVRFVNAREMI, from the coding sequence ATGGCCCTGAGCCACACGCCCTGCGCCCTTTATCGCGATCCGCCCGCTGATCTGGAGGCGCGGCTCGAACACGTTCTGGACAGGGCCATGGAGGAGCGCGGCGGCCCGGTCTCCGTCTTCGTGCGGGCCGACGACATCGGCATGCCCGGTCGTGGCTTTCCGGAACTGCTGGATGTCTTCCGGCGCCGTTCCGTGCCCCTGGCCCTGGCGGTGGTGCCCACTTGGCTGCCCATGCGCCACAGGGATTTTTTCCGTACTCTGGACCCGGCCGAAGAGATCTTCTGCCTGCACCAGCACGGCTTCCGCCACGCCAACACGCAGCAGCGCGGCAAGAAATCCGAATTCGGGCACGACGTGCCCCTGGAGGAGAAAGGCCGGCGCATCGAGCGGGGGCGCGACATCCTCACCCGCTACCTGGGCCAATATTTCCACCCGCTGTTCACTCCGCCCTGGAACCGCACCGACGCCGAAACCCTGGACATGCTGGCCAGGGCCGGTTTCCGAGCCGTTTCCCGCTGGTGCGGGGAAGGACCGCCGCTTCCTCCTGGCATGCGGGGGATACCCGTCAACGTGGACCTGCACACCCGCAAGGAAGAGTCTCCCGAAGACTGCCTGGCGGGATTGCTATCGCAGCTGTCCCGGGCGGTATCCCGCGGCGAATGCGGGCTTATGCTGCACCACCAACGCATGAACGGGGCGGCCTTCTCCTTTCTGGAGCGTTTGCTGGACTCGCTGGCTGAATACGACCGGGTACGCTTCGTCAACGCCCGTGAAATGATTTAA